GAGCAGTCCGGCCGACAGCGGTGCGCCGATCGCGATCCCGAGCGAGAACGGCACCATCGCGAGGCCGGCCTTCAACGGGCTGTAGTGCAGGCCGAGCTGGGTGAACAGGTTGAGCACGAGCGTGAACCCGGACATCGCCAGGAAGAACGTGCTGATCACGCCGAGCCCCGCGACGTACCCGCGACTGCGGAACAGCGACGGGTCGATGACGGGGTTGCCCGACCGGCGCTCACGCCACCCGAACAGCACGAACACGGGGAGCGCGGCAACCATCATGGCGATTGTCCACAATGGCCAGTCGAGCTCGCGGCCCTGGACCAGCGGGTAGATCAGCAGCCCGGCGCCCAGGCTGACCAGGATCACGCCGGCCGGGTCGAGCCCGCGGGCGCCCGGCGTCTTCACCTCGGGCATCCAGCGCAGCGCGCCGACGACCGCCGCGACCCCGATCGGCACGTTGATCCAGAAGATCATCCGCCAGCCAGCGTCGAACCAGTTCGCATCGATCAGGACGCCGGCCAGCACCGGCCCGGCGATTGCCGACAATCCCATCACCGGCCCGAACAGCCCGAACGCCTTGCCGATCTCGTCCGGCGGGAAGACCGACTTCAGGATCGCGAACCCCTGCGGGATCATCACGGCCCCGAGCAGGCCTTGTGCGACCCGGCTTCCGATCAGCAGGCCGGGTGAGGTCGCCAGCCCGCAGAGCGCTGAGGCGACGGTGAACCCGACCGCGCCGATCACGAACAGCTTGCGCCGGCCGACCAGGTCGCCGAGCCGCCCGAAGCTGACCAGGCCGATCGCGAACGCGAGCGTGTACCCGGCGAGCATCCACTGCACCGCGGCGTTCGACCCGCCCAGCTCGCGCTGGATCGAGGGCGCGGCGATGTTGACGATCGTCGCGTCGACCAGATCCATGATCTCGGCGACGAGCACGGTCGCGAGCACGATCCAGCGCCACTTGTACGGCGTACCGGCGGTTGCGGTCACCTCGCCGGGTGAGGTGGTGGTTGAGGTAGTCATCGTTGCTCCCAGTAGAACGGTGTTCGTTAACGAACACCGTTCTACGCTCGAACACTATTCGTGTCAAGTACGGTGTTCGCTACAGTGGGCGCATGAACCAGTCGTCGCCGTGGCAGCCGATCACTCCCGCCAAGCCGGCCCGCGCCACGCGGGAGCCGCTCACGCGCGAGCGGATTGTCGACACCGCGCTGCGGCTGCTGGTCGAGCAGGGCTACGAGGCGGTGTCGATGCGCAAGGTTGCCCAGGCGCTCGACACCGGCCCGGCCTCTCTGTACGCGCACGTCGCGAACAAGAAGGAGCTCGACCAGCTGATGCTCGACCGCGCCGCCGCCGACATGGTGCTGCCGGACGCCGATCCGGAGCACTGGCAGGAGCAGCTCAAGGCCGCGATGGACGAGATCCTCCGGGTGATGCGCGCGTACCCCGGCCTGGCCCGCGCGGCGATCGGTCAGGTCCCGCTGGGGGAGTACGCCATGCTCAGCACCGAACGCATGCTCGCGATCCTCAAAGCCGGCCGAGTCCCCGACCAGGCCGCCGCCTGGGCCGTCGACCTGATCCCGCTGTTCATCACCGCCACGGCCTTCGAGGAAAGCGTCCAGGGCGCCGCCGACTTCGCCCCCGAAGACCTCGCCGGATTCGTCGACCAACTCCGCTCGTTCTTCGGCTCCCTCGACCCAGCCCGCTTCCCACTCACCATCGCCCTGGCCGGCGCCATGACCACCGGCGCCAGCGGCGACG
The Kribbella italica DNA segment above includes these coding regions:
- a CDS encoding DHA2 family efflux MFS transporter permease subunit; this translates as MTTSTTTSPGEVTATAGTPYKWRWIVLATVLVAEIMDLVDATIVNIAAPSIQRELGGSNAAVQWMLAGYTLAFAIGLVSFGRLGDLVGRRKLFVIGAVGFTVASALCGLATSPGLLIGSRVAQGLLGAVMIPQGFAILKSVFPPDEIGKAFGLFGPVMGLSAIAGPVLAGVLIDANWFDAGWRMIFWINVPIGVAAVVGALRWMPEVKTPGARGLDPAGVILVSLGAGLLIYPLVQGRELDWPLWTIAMMVAALPVFVLFGWRERRSGNPVIDPSLFRSRGYVAGLGVISTFFLAMSGFTLVLNLFTQLGLHYSPLKAGLAMVPFSLGIAIGAPLSAGLLAPKLGRIALQLGIGVMTLAMVWVWITLVHNGDATTIWDLVPPLLLVGIGSGMVFAPLFDIILASIDDSAAGSASGVLTAMQQFGGAIGVAVIGTIFFQLLPTDGFLGAAKTSTLVATGLFLVALAITWLLPRRARAEVAAS
- a CDS encoding TetR/AcrR family transcriptional regulator, producing MNQSSPWQPITPAKPARATREPLTRERIVDTALRLLVEQGYEAVSMRKVAQALDTGPASLYAHVANKKELDQLMLDRAAADMVLPDADPEHWQEQLKAAMDEILRVMRAYPGLARAAIGQVPLGEYAMLSTERMLAILKAGRVPDQAAAWAVDLIPLFITATAFEESVQGAADFAPEDLAGFVDQLRSFFGSLDPARFPLTIALAGAMTTGASGDDRFDFGAQVIIAGLASMVPPQQ